The Bombus huntii isolate Logan2020A chromosome 1, iyBomHunt1.1, whole genome shotgun sequence genome contains a region encoding:
- the LOC126868519 gene encoding palmitoyltransferase ZDHHC3 produces MDYDYMSFQREKDVHNKCYGGRLWCIKDICGIICAILTWLLIIYAEFVVMAVILIPTINTLYSSLNTAIFQSLTFLAFASHLRTMFTDPGAVLKGNATKEMIEQMGFRDGQVIFKCPKCCCIKPDRAHHCSVCQRCIRKMDHHCPWVNNCVGENNQKYFVLFTFYIAAMSLHSLLLCIQQFTTCIRQEWKECSTFNPPATVVLLLCLAFEALLFAIFTAVMLGTQLQAIWNDETGIEQLKKEEARWVRNSRWKSIQAVFGRFSIAWFSPFTSPPKGKTKQDSYLYSV; encoded by the exons ATGGATTATGACTATATGTCTTTTCAAAGAGAAAAGGATGTTCACAATAAATGTTATGGTGGAAGATTGTGGTGTATaaaa GATATATGTGGGATTATATGTGCTATCTTAACCTggttgttaataatttatgcAGAGTTTGTAGTAATGGCAGTTATCCTTATTCCCACAATAAATACTTTATACTCTAGTTTAAACACTGCAATATTTCAGTCATTAACTTTCTTGGCTTTTGCATCTCATTTAAGGACAATGTTCACAGATCCA GGTGCTGTTCTGAAAGGAAATGCTACCAAGGAAATGATTGAACAAATGGGATTTAGGGATGGACAAGTCATATTTAAGTGTCCTAAATGTTGTTGTATTAAGCCTGATAGAGCACATCATTGTTCTGTGTGCCAAAG atgTATTAGAAAAATGGATCATCATTGTCCATGGGTTAATAATTGTGTTGGGGAAAataatcaaaaatattttgtactttttacT ttcTATATAGCAGCAATGTCATTGCATTCTTTATTGCTATGTATACAACAATTTACTACATGCATAAGACAAGAATGGAAAGAATGTTCTACATTTAATCCACCTGCAACAGTGGTACTATTACTTTGCTTGGCATTCGAAGCCCTCTTATTTGCCATTTTCACGGCTGTAATGTTAGGGACACAATTACAAGCAATTTGGAACGATGAAACT gGTATTGAGCAacttaaaaaagaagaagccAGGTGGGTTCGTAATAGTAGATGGAAATCCATTCAAGCTGTCTTTGGAAGATTTTCGATTGCTTGGTTCTCACCCTTTACTTCTCCTCCAAAAGGAAAGACAAAGCAAGATTCTTATTTATATTCCGTGTAA
- the LOC126868521 gene encoding uncharacterized protein LOC126868521 — protein MAANLLTLFTCFSLLISLALNGMAYDPNDKSLKDILLPEGQFEAFYLKGSQEEEQNAVRPPHLHGSFHQYKNPALVSAPNSAAYGFRFDGKRRFNYN, from the exons ATGGCGGCAAACCTTCTTACCTTGTTTACG TGTTTTTCTCTTCTAATTTCTTTGGCGTTAAATGGGATGGCTTACGATCCGAACGACAAATCGCTGAAGGATATTCTGTTACCGGAAGGACAATTCGAGGCATTCTACTTGAAAGGGTCGCAGGAGGAAGAACAGAACGCCGTAAGGCCTCCGCATTTACATGGCTCGTTTCATCAGTACAAGAATCCCGCCCTAGTCAGCGCACCGAACAGCGCTGCGTACGGTTTTCGTTTCGATGGAAAGCGCCGTTtcaattacaattaa
- the LOC126868486 gene encoding uncharacterized protein LOC126868486, translated as MKIARVITICVVLISMFLDAEAVRSKRRSQPKDHLPQSKYQNGTNTNEIFTTSRPEAPRPEMTRNQQTLHTNIPLGAKKKTLTVRTDRSKPSRSRGVNRYKANRRRRQLQHSGAKSGVHTGRSYDVKENYIENQQIETVQGPAEAFDEGAVRIEPVYRVTKNRNILDSIVDIVKKIVDPPKPLGPLVGPFNFPGIGDKVYIRLLEPLNSNHLMIRLITHLPATEIESTFDKNILPPTEIIEHPEVSIISHESLPLSKEGLIGSYEHHHSDVHSISSDSLLSSSDNVVQVSKPSNAHVQNIGRTNGYTTGNRNFRTYKLNFKHGNVHGVQKLGHHKRHPSLVSPSRNNHVNSVSPFKLPDQANKTQGSQRATGFQGSVDHVYPYYPSLNESNNEHSKLLTIDFQQLQTPINVSVSEHATYSNPTTSYDRFPNVETFTSPRIPTSINQERQSKNNSKGSTEDGPKYSIEFASKNMRYLNLDGSVEPAIKNSNDEGFKPMELSPVHSKVPRSVDPHWKVRKGINVRPSEAIESSTSKANHGGLQKRSVGNGDAFLETIRNLNDDRMNYLNTRPRPRPRRSRRSRSVARKNKEI; from the exons ATGAAGATCGCACGTGTGATTACG ATCTGCGTCGTATTGATATCGATGTTCCTCGATGCAGAAGCCGTGCGTTCCAAAAG gCGATCGCAACCAAAGGATCATTTGCCGCAGTCCAAATACCAAAATGGCACCAACACCAACGAAATATTCACTACCTCTCGACCAGAAGCTCCAAGACCAGAAATGACCCGCAACCAACAAACGTTGCATACAAATATTCCCCTAGGTGCAAAGAAGAAGACCCTGACAGTTCGCACAGATCGTTCGAAGCCATCGCGATCACGTGGTGTAAATCGATACAAAGCAAATCGACGTAGAAGGCAGCTTCAACATTCTGGCGCAAAATCCGGCGTTCATACGGGACGATCGTACGACGTCAAGGAGAACTATATCGAAAACCAGCAAATAGAAACTGTGCAAGGACCTGCGGAAGCTTTCGACGAAGGAGCAGTTCGCATCGAGCCCGTATACAGGGTGACGAAGAATAGAAACATATTGGATTCGATCGTGGATATAGTTAAAAAGATAGTCGATCCTCCAAAACCATTGGGTCCCCTCGTTGGACCGTTCAATTTCCCAGGAATAGGTGATAAGGTGTATATACGACTTCTGGAACCATTAAATTCCAATCATCTGATGATACGATTGATAACCCATTTACCGGCTACAGAAATCGAGTCGAcgtttgataaaaatattcttccacCCACTGAAATAATAGAACACCCTGAGGTCTCGATAATCAGCCACGAATCACTTCCCCTGTCTAAGGAAGGATTGATCGGCTCGTATGAGCATCATCATAGTGACGTTCATTCGATCTCTTCGGATAGTCTGTTGTCTTCTAGCGACAACGTTGTTCAAGTTTCAAAACCATCGAACGCTCACGTTCAAAACATTGGACGCACGAATGGTTACACTACAGGGAATCGCAACTTTAGGACGTATAAACTGAATTTCAAACATGGGAACGTACACGGTGTCCAGAAACTCGGACATCATAAAAGACACCCATCTTTGGTTTCACCGTCGAGGAACAATCATGTGAATTCTGTTTCTCCTTTCAAGCTACCTGATCAAGCAAATAAGACGCAAGGTAGTCAACGAGCAACTGGTTTCCAAGGTTCGGTCGATCACGTGTACCCATACTATCCATCGCTAAACGAATCTAATAACGAACATTCGAAACTGCTGACCATCGATTTCCAGCAATTGCAGACTCCGATAAACGTTTCAGTCTCGGAGCACGCAACTTATAGTAATCCAACCACTTCGTACGACAGGTTTCCAAATGTCGAAACCTTCACGAGTCCGCGAATTCCAACTTCGATCAATCAAGAACGTCAATCGAAGAATAATTCTAAAGGGTCTACCGAAGATGGTCCGAAATATAGCATCGAGTTTGCAAGTAAAAACATGAGGTATCTTAATCTGGACGGAAGCGTGGAGCCCGCCATTAAGAATAGCAACGATGAAGGTTTCAAGCCAATGGAGCTGAGTCCTGTTCACTCAAAAGTACCCAGATCCGTCGATCCTCATTGGAAGGTTCGCAAGGGAATAAACGTACGACCGAGCGAAGCGATTGAATCATCGACGAGTAAAGCAAATCACGGAGGATTGCAAAAGAGAAGCGTCGGTAACGGTGACGCGTTTTTAGAGACGATTCGGAACTTAAACGACGATAggatgaattatttaaatacacgGCCACGGCCAAGACCGCGAAGAAGTCGACGAAGCCGAAGTGTTGCTCGCAAGAATAAAGAgatataa